GTGGTCATCGGCTCCATCCCGCCGGCCTCGGCCCTGGTGAACGTGGCCGTGCGGGACGCCCTGCCCGATATCCGCATTGTGCATGGCCACGGCTCCTGCAGCCCGGACCTGATCAAGAACGCGGGGGCAGCAGCGGAAGGCACGGTCATGCCCTGCGGCAAGATCCTGGTGGCGGATCAGCTGCCCGACGCGGACCCGGTGAAGAAGCTGAATCTGGACTTCATCAAGGCCTATCAGGACTTCACCAAAGGGGAACCCATCAGCACCTTCGCCGGCCATGCCTATGATGCCCTGCAATGGGCCATCGCCGCCCTGAAGACCCTACCGGATGGCCTGCCCCTCGCGGAACAGCGAGCAAAGGCCCGCGAGGCCCTGGAAGGCCTGCGAAACTTCCCAGGCACCCACGGGATTTTCAATCTGAGCCCGCAGGATCACCTGGGCTTCAATTACACGGATTTTGTGATGGTCGCAGTGAAGAACGGGAAGTTCCAGATCCTTCCGAAGGAGCAATGGAAGTAGGGCGTATCCGGCTCGGAATTCAGGGGAAGGGCTGGCCCGAATTCTGGGGAGCATGAAGCACGGGTTCGGAGACTTGCGGGCTGCCAAAGGGCCAGCCCCCCCATCTCCAGAATCCGCTGGCGAGCAGGATCAAAATCGCATAGATGGTCCATGATTCGAGAAGGGCGTGGGGGAAAAAGGGTTCGAGCCCTGGAAGGCGCCCGACACGCGCAGATCACCGTGGCGGTGGGGGGGATGATCGCCTTTCTGATCCTGTTGGGCCAGCGCCATGGCTTCGGCGCGCTGGAGTATCTCCAGTTCGTCCTGGATGGGTTGCGTGGGGGAAGCATTTACGCGCTGGTCGCCCTGGGCTTCGTGCTGATCTATCGGGTCACAGGGGTCATTAACTTCGCCCAGGGCGCCTTCGTGATGCTCGGCCCAATGCTCACGGCGTTTTTCTATGAACAGAAGTGGCCTCCTGCTCCCGGCCTCCGCCTGGCCCTGGCCGCGCTCCTATCCGTGGGGATCGTGGGGGCGCTGGGGATGACGATCGAGCGGCTCACCCTCTATCCGTCCCGTCGTGCTTCCCCCCTGACCCGGATCATCATCACGGTCGGCGTATATCTGGTGCTCCAGGGCGGCGCCCTCCTGCTCTGGGGGCCCTACGCGAAGGTCCTGCCTTCTTTCACCACCCTGAGCCTGTCCGATCCCACCTTTCGCTTCGGCGGGGTACGGGTGAAGGCTCAGAGCCTGTGGATCGCTGGCACCCTCATCGTTACCCTCCTGGCCCTCGGGTTGTTCTTCGGACGCACGGTCGTCGGCAAAGCGATGCGGGCGTGCGCTGTGAATCGCCTGGCGGCCCGGTTGATGGGCATCCCGGTGGATACCATGAGCACCCTGGCGTTCGGCATGGCAGCGGCCATGGGCGCCATCGCCGGGATCGTCCTGGGTCCAGTGACCCGGGCCACCTACGATATGGGTTTGGAGCTGGGGTTGAAGGGCTTTGTGGCCGCCATCATGGGCGGGCTGGTGAGCTTCCCCGGAGCGGTCCTGGGGGGCCTGCTCCTGGGGGCGCTGGAGAATCTGTGGGCAGGAGTTACGGTGGCCGGCTTTAAAGATCTCTTCGCCTTCCTGGTCCTGATCCTGGTCCTCCTGCTTCACCCCCAGGGCTTCGCCGGGACGGAGGCAGAGGTGGAACGGGCCTGAATCCAGCGAGAGGGATGCACGGAATGGGTCGCGCCGGATTCCCTTCGAACGCCATCGGGTTCGCCATCGGACTTCCGCTGATCCTCGCCATCGGGGGGCTGGAGGCCTTCCGACCGATGGGGCTCTCGCTGCCGGCCCTGACCGGGGGGCTGCTCACCCTGGACACCATGATCCGGGTCGGTCTGTTCACGATCGTGCTGGTGGGCCTGAATCTCCTGATGGGGTATGCGGGACAGGTCTCCCTGGGGCAGGCGGCCTTCTACGGGATAGGGGCCTTTCTCTCCGCCATCCTGACGGTGCGCGCCCGCGCGCTGGGCATACCCCCTGCGCTGGCGGAGGCCTGGTGGTGGCCATGGCTGGTGATGCTGGGGAGCGCCTTGCTGGTTGGCCTGGCGGCTTATGGGATCGGACGTCCGATCCTGCGGTTGCGGGGCCACTACTTGGCGATGGCCACCCTGGGCCTGGGGATCGTGGTGTATATCCTGCTCCGGGAGAACCTGGGGCTGCCTCATCTGAATCTCACCGGCGGCTTCGATGGCATCCAGGGGATCCCCCGCCTGCGGCTGGGGGAGGTCCTGCTCTGGCCGGCATGGCGCTATTACTTCCTGGTCTGGCTCTTCGCCTTCGGCGCCATCGCCCTGGGCCTGCGGGTGGTTCATTCTCGCGTGGGGCGAGCGCTGAGGGCGATCCACGGCAGCGAGATGGCCGCGGAGAGCGTGGGGATACCCGTTCCTCACTACAAAGCCCAGATTTTTGGCCTCAGCGCGGCGATGGCCGCCCTGGCCGGGAGCCTCTACGCCCACTTTCAGACCACCGTGATCCCGGCCACCTTCGGATTCGGCCCATCGCTGGAGCTGGTGGTGATGTCCGCGGTGGGCGGTATGGCCAGCATCTGGGGAGCGCCCTTCGGGGCGCTGGCCATCCTGCTGGTTCAGGAGGCGCTGCGCACCCAGCTCCACCGGGTGATCCCGAATGCCCAGGGGGAATTTGAGGCCATCGCCTTCGGCGCCATCCTGGTGCTGATGATGCTGTTCCTGCCCGAGGGACTGACCACGGGAGGGCTCCGCTGGTTCCGGAGCCGCATGGGATTACGCCCTCAGTAGGGATGCAGAGCGAAGCAACGGGTCTTGAGGCGATCGAAGGATCACGCGGGGTGAGAGCGCCGATGTGGCACGTCAGCCCGGATGGAACAGGGGAGCGATCCGAAGTGCCGTTGCTGGAGATCTTCCGGGTCTCCAAGGCCTTCGGGGGATTAATGGCCCTGATGGAGGTCTCGCTTGGTGTGCGGCCGGGCCAGATCAAGGGGTTGATCGGCCCCAATGGGGCGGGGAAGACCACGCTGTTCAACCTGATCACCGGGATGCTACAGCCGACCTCAGGGGACATCCGCTTCCAGGGGCGCTCCATCGTCGGGCTTCCACCCTATCGGATCGCCGCCCTGGGGATCGCCCGCACGTTCCAGAATGTGCAGCTGTTCCCCGGTATGACGGTTTTCGAACACGTGCTGGTGGGCGGGCACCGCCACGGCCAGAGCGGCCTCTTGGGAGCGATCCTTCAGACCTCCCGGGCCCGACAGGAGGAGCAGGCAGCGCAGGCCCGAGCATGGAGGATCCTGGAGCGGGTGGGCCTGGCGGCATGGGCGGACCGTCCGGCGGAGAGCCTGCCGTTAGGCCTGCAGCGGATCCTGGAGATCGCCCGGGCCCTGGCGGCCTCCCCCCGACTCCTGCTCCTGGATGAGCCCGGGGCGGGGTTGAATCCGGCGGAGAAGGTTCAACTGGCCCAGCTGATCCGTTCCCTTCCCGAGGAAGGAATCACGGTGCTCCTGGTGGAGCACGATATGAACCTGGTGATGGGGCTGGCGGACGAGATCGCGGTCCTGGATTACGGTCGGTTAATCGCCGAGGGTTCGCCGGAAGCGATCCGTCAGGACCCCCGGGTGATCGCCGCCTATCTGGGCGAGGAAGACGAGGTGTGGGATGCGGCTCGAGGTTGAGGATCTGGAAGTGA
The window above is part of the Thermoflexus sp. genome. Proteins encoded here:
- a CDS encoding branched-chain amino acid ABC transporter permease is translated as MIREGRGGKRVRALEGARHAQITVAVGGMIAFLILLGQRHGFGALEYLQFVLDGLRGGSIYALVALGFVLIYRVTGVINFAQGAFVMLGPMLTAFFYEQKWPPAPGLRLALAALLSVGIVGALGMTIERLTLYPSRRASPLTRIIITVGVYLVLQGGALLLWGPYAKVLPSFTTLSLSDPTFRFGGVRVKAQSLWIAGTLIVTLLALGLFFGRTVVGKAMRACAVNRLAARLMGIPVDTMSTLAFGMAAAMGAIAGIVLGPVTRATYDMGLELGLKGFVAAIMGGLVSFPGAVLGGLLLGALENLWAGVTVAGFKDLFAFLVLILVLLLHPQGFAGTEAEVERA
- a CDS encoding branched-chain amino acid ABC transporter permease, producing MGRAGFPSNAIGFAIGLPLILAIGGLEAFRPMGLSLPALTGGLLTLDTMIRVGLFTIVLVGLNLLMGYAGQVSLGQAAFYGIGAFLSAILTVRARALGIPPALAEAWWWPWLVMLGSALLVGLAAYGIGRPILRLRGHYLAMATLGLGIVVYILLRENLGLPHLNLTGGFDGIQGIPRLRLGEVLLWPAWRYYFLVWLFAFGAIALGLRVVHSRVGRALRAIHGSEMAAESVGIPVPHYKAQIFGLSAAMAALAGSLYAHFQTTVIPATFGFGPSLELVVMSAVGGMASIWGAPFGALAILLVQEALRTQLHRVIPNAQGEFEAIAFGAILVLMMLFLPEGLTTGGLRWFRSRMGLRPQ
- a CDS encoding ABC transporter ATP-binding protein; translated protein: MWHVSPDGTGERSEVPLLEIFRVSKAFGGLMALMEVSLGVRPGQIKGLIGPNGAGKTTLFNLITGMLQPTSGDIRFQGRSIVGLPPYRIAALGIARTFQNVQLFPGMTVFEHVLVGGHRHGQSGLLGAILQTSRARQEEQAAQARAWRILERVGLAAWADRPAESLPLGLQRILEIARALAASPRLLLLDEPGAGLNPAEKVQLAQLIRSLPEEGITVLLVEHDMNLVMGLADEIAVLDYGRLIAEGSPEAIRQDPRVIAAYLGEEDEVWDAARG